A genome region from Salvia splendens isolate huo1 chromosome 19, SspV2, whole genome shotgun sequence includes the following:
- the LOC121778498 gene encoding lipid phosphate phosphatase 2-like isoform X1, which produces MGWKISFCPNTNFRTMFQVRPSQFELECRHTIRSHGRQLARDHRQDWLILLLLVVIEIALNVINPFYRFVGEGMMEDLMYPMKENTVPLWAVPLYAVFLPMIVFFLYYLRRNDVYDLHHSVLGLLFSVLITGVLTDAIKDAVGRPRPDFFYRCFPNGRDEYDRWGNVVCHGDPADIKEGHKSFPSGHTSWSFAGLGFLALYLSAKIKCFDRSGHVAKLCIVFLPILVACLVAVSRVDDYWHHWQDVFAGGILGLVVATFCYLQFFPPPYQNEGWGPYAYFRAVEDLRSNPLPQDTTNMLGTNQERASTSVVGSNLDSAFDAMESGRK; this is translated from the exons ATGGGTTGGAAGATTTCTTTTTGTCCCAACACGAATTTCCGGACAATGTTTCAG GTTAGGCCGAGTCAGTTTGAGCTAGAATGTCGACACACAATTAGGTCTCACGGACGGCAGCTTGCTCGAGACCACAGGCAGGACTGGCTGATTTTGTTGCTACTCGTGGTCATAGAAATCGCTCTGAATGTCATCAACCCTTTCTATAGGTTCGTTGGGGAAGGCATGATGGAAGATCTCATGTATCCGATGAAGGAAAACACCGTCCCCCTTTGGGCAGTTCCT CTGTATGCGGTTTTCCTGCCTATGATTGTGTTTTTCCTCTACTACCTTCGGAGGAACGATGTGTATGATCTGCACCATAGCGTGCTAG GGCTGCTTTTTTCTGTGTTGATAACGGGAGTTCTCACGGATGCTATAAAAGACGCAGTTGGCCGCCCCCGGCCCGACTTTTTCTATCGTTGCTTTCCTAACGGGCGTGAT GAGTATGATCGTTGGGGCAACGTCGTGTGCCATGGAGATCCGGCTGACATAAAAGAAGGGCACAAGAGTTTCCCGAGCGGTCATACTTCAT GGTCGTTCGCAGGTCTAGGCTTTCTGGCCTTGTACTTGTCAGCGAAGATCAAATGCTTTGATCGCAGCGGGCACGTTGCAAAGCTGTGCATCGTCTTCCTCCCTATCCTCGTTGCATGCCTCGTTGCTGTTTCTCGTGTGGACGACTACTGGCACCACTGGCAAGACGTGTTTGCCGGAGGCATCCTAG GTCTTGTAGTTGCTACCTTTTGCTACCTGCAGTTTTTCCCACCTCCATACCAAAACGAAG GATGGGGTCCTTATGCATACTTCCGCGCTGTGGAGGACCTTCGTTCCAATCCTCTACCCCAAGACACGACGAACATGCTAGGGACGAACCAAGAACGGGCATCAACAAGTGTCGTAGGTTCGAATCTTGATTCAGCCTTTGATGCCATGGAGTCAGGAAGAAAGTAg
- the LOC121778498 gene encoding putative lipid phosphate phosphatase 3, chloroplastic isoform X2: MGWKISFCPNTNFRTMFQVRPSQFELECRHTIRSHGRQLARDHRFVGEGMMEDLMYPMKENTVPLWAVPLYAVFLPMIVFFLYYLRRNDVYDLHHSVLGLLFSVLITGVLTDAIKDAVGRPRPDFFYRCFPNGRDEYDRWGNVVCHGDPADIKEGHKSFPSGHTSWSFAGLGFLALYLSAKIKCFDRSGHVAKLCIVFLPILVACLVAVSRVDDYWHHWQDVFAGGILGLVVATFCYLQFFPPPYQNEGWGPYAYFRAVEDLRSNPLPQDTTNMLGTNQERASTSVVGSNLDSAFDAMESGRK, encoded by the exons ATGGGTTGGAAGATTTCTTTTTGTCCCAACACGAATTTCCGGACAATGTTTCAG GTTAGGCCGAGTCAGTTTGAGCTAGAATGTCGACACACAATTAGGTCTCACGGACGGCAGCTTGCTCGAGACCACAG GTTCGTTGGGGAAGGCATGATGGAAGATCTCATGTATCCGATGAAGGAAAACACCGTCCCCCTTTGGGCAGTTCCT CTGTATGCGGTTTTCCTGCCTATGATTGTGTTTTTCCTCTACTACCTTCGGAGGAACGATGTGTATGATCTGCACCATAGCGTGCTAG GGCTGCTTTTTTCTGTGTTGATAACGGGAGTTCTCACGGATGCTATAAAAGACGCAGTTGGCCGCCCCCGGCCCGACTTTTTCTATCGTTGCTTTCCTAACGGGCGTGAT GAGTATGATCGTTGGGGCAACGTCGTGTGCCATGGAGATCCGGCTGACATAAAAGAAGGGCACAAGAGTTTCCCGAGCGGTCATACTTCAT GGTCGTTCGCAGGTCTAGGCTTTCTGGCCTTGTACTTGTCAGCGAAGATCAAATGCTTTGATCGCAGCGGGCACGTTGCAAAGCTGTGCATCGTCTTCCTCCCTATCCTCGTTGCATGCCTCGTTGCTGTTTCTCGTGTGGACGACTACTGGCACCACTGGCAAGACGTGTTTGCCGGAGGCATCCTAG GTCTTGTAGTTGCTACCTTTTGCTACCTGCAGTTTTTCCCACCTCCATACCAAAACGAAG GATGGGGTCCTTATGCATACTTCCGCGCTGTGGAGGACCTTCGTTCCAATCCTCTACCCCAAGACACGACGAACATGCTAGGGACGAACCAAGAACGGGCATCAACAAGTGTCGTAGGTTCGAATCTTGATTCAGCCTTTGATGCCATGGAGTCAGGAAGAAAGTAg